Proteins found in one Schistocerca cancellata isolate TAMUIC-IGC-003103 unplaced genomic scaffold, iqSchCanc2.1 HiC_scaffold_562, whole genome shotgun sequence genomic segment:
- the LOC126130824 gene encoding ribosome biogenesis protein WDR12 homolog: protein MMAVAELQVRLFTKQSQYAVPDTPFSVASNVTGVELNALVNELLRENRTSEWHDVEFDFLLSGEFLRVSLLEHLEERVISSEGTVDIEYVERFPAPEPKDCLLHDDWVSAVQIKNKWILSGCYDNTLHIWTSKGKHKLTIPGHTGPVKALSWISLDDNRASFVSASQDQTAMIWEWNVSNNSVECIHICRGHERSVECIGVSPNAVLLATGGWDAMLKIWSASLEEQTHTDGISSTKRFKGEHGKSQIRTPVLTLKGHKECISSALWIDSSEICTSSWDHTLRTWDAELGGIKTELVGNKPFFDADWSPLNRTLVTASAARHVRLYDPRSKEGSLIKNTFTSHTQWVQSVRWSKTDEHLFVSGSYDQDMKLWDTRSPKAPLYDMSGHEDKVLCCDWSRPDLVVSGGADNTVRIFKTKHIKVEEM from the coding sequence atgatggctgtGGCGGAGCTGCAAGTAcggttgtttacgaaacaaagtcAGTATGCAGTTCCAGACACGCCGTTCTCTGTTGCTTCCAATGTAACAGGCGTCGAACTAAACGCATTGGTCAACGAGCTACTAAGAGAAAACAGGACGTCAGAGTGGCATGATGTAGAGTTCGATTTCTTGCTATCCGGGGAATTCCTTCGTGTTTCGCTTCTGGAACATCTTGAAGAAAGAGTTATATCTAGTGAAGGCACAGTTGACATAGAGTATGTGGAACGCTTCCCAGCGCCAGAACCGAAGGACTGTCTTCTACACGACGACTGGGTTTCCGctgtacaaattaaaaataaatggaTTCTCTCAGGTTGCTATGACAACACTTTGCACATATGGACAAGCAAAGGAAAACACAAATTAACAATACCTGGGCACACAGGACCAGTAAAAGCTCTCTCATGGATTTCACTTGATGACAATCGAGCATCATTTGTCAGTGCATCTCAAGATCAGACTGCTATGATATGGGAATGGAATGTCTCAAACAATTCTGTTGAATGTATTCACATTTGTCGCGGACATGAAAGGTCTGTGGAATGCATTGGAGTGAGCCCAAATGCTGTTCTTTTAGCAACTGGAGGTTGGGATGCAATGCTGAAGATTTGGTCAGCTTCACTGGAGGAGCAAACGCATACAGATGGCATTTCATCCACTAAGAGGTTTAAAGGAGAACATGGAAAATCACAAATTAGGACTCCTGTACTTACTTTAAAAGGCCATAAAGAGTGCATTTCTTCTGCCTTGTGGATTGACTCCAGTGAAATATGCACTTCCTCTTGGGATCACACATTAAGAACATGGGATGCTGAACTTGGTGGCATTAAAACTGAACTTGTTGGGAACAAGCCATTTTTTGATGCTGATTGGTCCCCGTTGAACAGAACACTTGTAACAGCCTCAGCTGCCAGGCATGTGCGTTTATATGACCCGAGGTCAAAAGAGGGTTCCTTAATCAAAAACACATTTACCTCACACACACAATGGGTGCAGAGTGTACGTTGGTCTAAAACTGATGAACACCTTTTTGTATCTGGAAGCTATGATCAGGATATGAAGCTTTGGGACACAAGAAGTCCAAAGGCACCTTTGTATGATATGAGTGGACATGAAGACAAGGTGCTATGCTGTGATTGGTCAAGACCTGATCTTGTGGTGTCAGGTGGTGCAGATAACACTGTCCgtatttttaaaacaaaacataTCAAGGTAGAAGAGATGTAA